One part of the Vicia villosa cultivar HV-30 ecotype Madison, WI linkage group LG6, Vvil1.0, whole genome shotgun sequence genome encodes these proteins:
- the LOC131611410 gene encoding GDSL esterase/lipase At5g14450-like, with protein MAPLTHFATIIFLLSWLVSIQAEELKTSQKPCDFQTIFNFGDSNSDTGSMSAAFFPAILPYGQTFFHEAVGRASDGRLIIDFIAKHLGMPLLSAYINSIGTNYRHGANFAAGSSTIMRQNKTYFDGGTPFVLEIQVQQFNNFKTRTAEFFTQGNKNSYITHYPKPEEFGKAIYTFDIGQNDMAYVLSRYGKEDSQTLISNIVEYFSKQLQNVYSYGARTFWIHNTGPIGCLPVSMPIHNANHNITFLPGYLDQNGCVNYQNDLAKDFNKKLKDKVVELRTLLPNASLTYVDMYSAKYELISNAKKSGFVEPSGICCGYHEDGYHVYCGNKATINGKEIVPKSCKDPSKYISWDGVHYTEAANKWVANRILNGSFSDPPLPITHSCQINH; from the exons ATGGCCCCCCTCACACATTTTGCTACTATTATTTTTCTACTCTCTTGGTTAGTGAGTATCCAAGCAGAGGAACTAAAAACCTCCCAAAAACCATGTGATTTTCAAACAATCTTCAATTTTGGTGACTCAAATTCAGATACTGGTTCTATGTCCGCAGCATTTTTCCCTGCTATTTTACCTTATGGTCAAACTTTCTTCCATGAAGCTGTTGGCAGAGCTTCTGATGGCCGTCTTATCATAGATTTCATTG CAAAGCACCTTGGAATGCCATTGTTGAGTGCTTATATAAACTCAATTGGAACAAACTATAGACATGGTGCAAACTTTGCAGCAGGATCATCAACAATCATGCGACAAAACAAGACCTACTTCGACGGCGGAACGCCTTTTGTTCTTGAAATCCAAGTACAACAATTTAACAATTTCAAAACACGCACCGCCGAGTTCTTCACACAAG GAAATAAAAATTCTTACATAACACATTATCCAAAGCCAGAGGAGTTTGGCAAGGCTATTTACACTTTTGATATAGGTCAAAATGATATGGCTTATGTTCTTAGTAGGTATGGAAAAGAAGATTCCCAAACATTGATCTCAAATATTGTggaatatttttcaaaacaacttcaa AATGTATATAGTTATGGAGCAAGAACATTTTGGATACACAATACAGGCCCCATTGGTTGCTTACCAGTTTCCATGCCAATTCACAATGCCAACCACAACATAACTTTCCTGCCTGGTTATCTTGATCAAAACGGCTGCGTCAACTACCAAAACGACTTGGCCAAAGACTTCAATAAAAAGCTCAAAGACAAAGTTGTTGAGTTAAGGACATTGCTCCCTAATGCTTCTTTGACATATGTCGACATGTACTCTGCAAAATATGAGCTAATCAGTAATGCTAAAAAGTCAG GATTTGTTGAACCTTCTGGGATATGTTGTGGATATCATGAAGATGGTTACCATGTATATTGTGGAAATAAAGCAACGATTAATGGTAAAGAAATTGTACCAAAATCTTGCAAAGATCCTTCAAAGTATATAAGCTGGGATGGCGTGCACTACACTGAGGCAGCTAATAAATGGGTCGCCAATCGAATACTCAATGGTTCCTTTTCAGATCCACCACTTCCCATTACACACTCGTGTCAAATTAATCATTAG